Proteins encoded within one genomic window of Malassezia restricta chromosome VII, complete sequence:
- a CDS encoding UPF0172 domain protein, with protein MAMTTQSTEVAPLAYRKIVYHSAKYMSSTVIGILVGTTRERVEDVIPFVHHWHTLSPMTEAGMALVEAHTAKHHQQILGLYEVPEHLAQKDVSPTTAALAETLATRMGHAPLLFNLNGTKLMDIRGAIDATVQGRTVQVQVPQPESLALALRQELGQGVFQFLYDWDDHLENTQLDWLTNPDLA; from the exons ATGGCCATGACCACACAGAGCACGGAGGTGGCACCGCTTGCCTACCGCAAGATCGTGTACCACTCTGCCAAGTACATGTCATCTACGGTCATCGGCATACTCGTAGGCACGACTCGCGAGCGTGTGGAGGATGTGATCCCGTTCGTGCATCACTGGCACACGCTCAGTCCCATGACCGAGGCTGGTATGGCCCTGGTTGAAGCGCACACAGCCAAGCACCACCAGCAGATCCTGGGTCTGTACGAGGTGCCTGAGCATCTAGCACAGAAGGACGTGTCGCCTACCACGGCTGCCTTGGCCGAGACACTGGCCACCAGGATGGGCCACGCACCGCTGCTTTTCAAT CTCAATGGCACGAAATTGATGGATATCCGCGGCGCCATAGATGCCACGGTTCAGGGACGCACTGTGCAGGTTCAAGTCCCCCAACCAGAGTCGCTCGCTTTGGCCCTGAGGCAGGAATTAGGACAGGGTGTTTTTCAGTTCCTCTATGATTGGGACGACCATCTCGAAAACACCCAACTCGATTGGCTCACCAACCCCGACCTGGCCTAG